The Anguilla rostrata isolate EN2019 chromosome 18, ASM1855537v3, whole genome shotgun sequence genome has a window encoding:
- the LOC135245208 gene encoding uncharacterized protein LOC135245208 — protein sequence MAPRSKTPTAEIERSAYRTPVCAGPPAHQHQPPSSVGQERLHCEDPSGPRLHCEDPSGPRLHCEDPSYSAENLRRIARSLSGTVIRTRPEQLAGSHSFVLFVKTCWDGKAPLDLFYSILPSPPSLLPPPRRASIGSRVSRRASPSPHLPAPHNPPVFPADPQHHHQHHQHQHHHHLHPAQTPHPSQQLLRPTVTGPVRGHPGDSQKAHKFLAVLDGREALPSESYHSVALSYGTLPRAPRRTASGSSLPRDSARTGDLLQQQQPPHSHAHYATLAHPRHSAPAGRLAPYGQPPPPHAAHEHPLPRYRTLPSPHPHPHPQQLEGPAQPVRLDVPPDGDWRGRVQEGPPRPTPTPPPPRTPHPSWPPGPARTPGGPPAAPRSALCASRSPPSPRGTTATPAACTCPASGPPAARAPPAGGREAQRR from the exons ATGGCCCCGCGCTCCAAAACCCCCACTGCCGAAATCGAGAGGAGCGCGTACAGGACCCCCGTCTGCGccggcccccccgcccaccagcaCCAG ccTCCCTCCTCTGTGGGCCAGGAGCGGCTGCATTGTGAGGACCCGTCCGGGCCGCGGCTGCATTGTGAGGACCCGTCCGGGCCGCGGCTGCATTGTGAGGACCCGTCCTACAGCGCTGAGAACCTTCGCCGTATCGCCCGCAGCCTGAGCGGCACCGTCATCAGAACCCGGCCCGAGCAGCTCGCTGGCTCCCACAGCTTC GTTCTGTTCGTCAAGACGTGCTGGGACGGGAAGGCACCCCTGGACCTGTTCTACTCCATCCTCCCCTCTCCGCCCTCCCtgctgcccccgccccgcc GCGCGAGCATCGGAAGCAGAGTCTCACGTCGcgctagcccctccccccacctccccgccccccacaatccccctgTGTTCCCCGCTgacccccaacaccaccatcagcaccaccagcaccaacaccaccaccatctcCACCCAGCCCAAACACCTCACCCGTCCCAGCAGCTGCTGAGGCCCACTGTGACGGGGCCCGTCCGGGGACACCCAG GAGATTCCCAGAAGGCCCACAAGTTTTTGGCTGTGCTTGACGGGCGTGAAGCTCTCCCCAGCGAAAGCTACCACAGCGTGGCACTGAGCTACGGCACGCTGCCGCGGGCACCTCGGCGGACGGCCTCGGGGTCCTCGCTGCCCAGGGACAGCGCCCGCACGGGCGatctgctccagcagcagcagcccccccacagccacgcccactaCGCCACCCTCGCCCACCCCCGCCACTCCGCCCCCGCCGGCCGCCTCGCCCCTTACggacagcccccgcccccccacgccGCCCAcgagcaccccctcccccggtaccgcaccctcccctccccccacccccacccccacccccagcagctcgagggccccgcccagcccgTCCGGCTCGACGTGCCCCCCGACGGAGACTGGCGGGGGCGAGTACAGGAaggccccccccgtcccacacccaccccacccccacctcgcACACCGCACCCCAGCTGGCCCCCAGGCCCGGCCCGTACGCCAGGGGGCCCCCCGGCCGCGCCCcgctctgctctctgtgccagCAGGTCCCCGCCGAGCCCTCGCGGTACTACTGCTACTCCTGCGGCATGTACATGTCCCGCTTCCGGCCCACCAGCCGCTAGAGCGCCCCCCGCAGGAGGGCGTGAAGCTCAGCGGCGGTAG